Proteins encoded in a region of the Gulosibacter sediminis genome:
- a CDS encoding nitroreductase family protein, with translation MLKKLKSTVKNVLANPQVRAIYNGTNRAVLAVAASNRLTATLYSTVGFATFNREQYAVLRGRSHYYRDINRPQRNNVGLRRNIHRLEKGMVMQPRRDVFALDYLGETIEFLEGALSRRSGAVRVDPNEIAWAKDVLLAYFAMVDLSNPVIAQAKERFENVIGTLEPVEGIDEHPTDRAVSDVVSRSPFLAGQRTAPDVSYEQMLNLATHRRSVRWFEQREVPVELVDQALAVARQSPTACNREPYEFKVFTDATMAREVAGIPFGTGGYSEQVPAVAVVVGKLENYFSPRDRHAIYVDSSLAAMSFIYGLETLGLSSTIINWPDFEPLEIQMQKKLGLDASERVIMLIAFGFADPNGGVPFSQKKSIESIRSINAKK, from the coding sequence ATGCTCAAGAAGCTGAAGTCGACCGTCAAGAATGTGCTCGCGAACCCACAGGTTCGGGCCATCTACAACGGAACCAACCGCGCCGTCCTTGCCGTCGCCGCGTCCAACCGGCTCACCGCGACGCTCTACTCGACGGTCGGGTTTGCGACCTTCAACCGTGAGCAGTACGCCGTGCTGCGCGGCCGTAGCCACTACTACCGCGACATCAACCGCCCGCAGCGCAACAACGTCGGCCTGCGCCGCAACATTCACCGCCTCGAAAAGGGCATGGTGATGCAGCCGCGCCGCGACGTGTTCGCGCTCGACTACCTCGGCGAGACGATCGAGTTTCTCGAGGGTGCGCTGAGCCGCCGCAGCGGCGCCGTGCGCGTCGACCCGAACGAGATCGCCTGGGCGAAGGACGTGCTCTTGGCCTACTTCGCGATGGTCGACCTGAGCAACCCCGTGATCGCGCAGGCGAAGGAGCGCTTCGAGAATGTCATCGGCACGCTCGAGCCGGTCGAGGGCATCGACGAGCACCCGACCGACCGCGCCGTGAGCGACGTCGTCTCGCGTTCGCCGTTCCTCGCGGGCCAGCGCACGGCCCCTGACGTGTCGTACGAGCAGATGCTCAACCTCGCGACGCACCGCCGCAGCGTGCGGTGGTTCGAACAGCGCGAGGTGCCGGTCGAGCTCGTCGACCAGGCGCTCGCTGTGGCTCGCCAGTCGCCGACCGCCTGCAACCGCGAACCCTACGAGTTCAAGGTATTCACCGACGCGACCATGGCGCGTGAGGTTGCGGGCATCCCCTTCGGCACGGGTGGCTATTCCGAGCAGGTGCCTGCCGTCGCCGTGGTCGTGGGCAAGCTCGAGAACTACTTCAGCCCGCGTGACCGTCACGCGATCTACGTGGACTCTTCGCTCGCCGCGATGTCGTTCATCTACGGCCTCGAGACGCTCGGCCTGAGCAGCACGATCATCAACTGGCCCGACTTCGAGCCGCTCGAGATTCAGATGCAGAAAAAGCTCGGCCTCGACGCGAGCGAGCGTGTGATCATGCTCATCGCGTTCGGCTTCGCCGACCCGAACGGCGGCGTGCCGTTCTCGCAGAAGAAGTCGATCGAGTCGATTCGCTCGATCAATGCGAAGAAGTAG
- a CDS encoding UDP-glucose dehydrogenase family protein yields the protein MSKLSVIGCGYLGAVHAASMAEVGHQVVGIDTDADKVALLSAGKSPFYEPGFDELLRRNVESGRLTFSTDFAAAADADVHFIGVGTPQRRDGQGADLTYVHAATDALLAVLPDHPENPSLVAGKSTVPVGTAAVLADKFAAKGAIVAWNPEFLREGFAVDDTLRPDRLVYGLPADPAQAELAEAKLDEAYAKILSGETYEGLDWSETPKVVTDYATAELVKVAANSFLATKISFINAMAEICDATGGNVTTLAEAIGYDDRIGKKFLRAGVGFGGGCLPKDIRAFQARVDELGLDDTLDFLSDIDAVNVRQRSRVVAKLADALGGSVEGKTIAVLGAAFKPDSDDIRDSPAVDVARQLAAAGADVRVTDPKAGPVVARFADDLNFVDSIDDAVTGVDAVAVLTEWKQFQQLDAAKVAELATGRIVVDGRNCLDRGNWESAGFTYLAMGR from the coding sequence ATGAGCAAACTTTCTGTGATCGGTTGCGGCTACCTCGGCGCGGTGCACGCCGCGAGCATGGCTGAGGTCGGGCATCAGGTGGTTGGAATCGACACCGACGCCGACAAGGTGGCCCTGCTTTCGGCAGGCAAGTCGCCGTTCTACGAGCCGGGGTTTGACGAACTGTTGCGTCGCAACGTCGAGTCGGGTCGCCTGACCTTCTCAACCGACTTCGCCGCCGCGGCCGACGCCGACGTGCACTTCATTGGCGTCGGCACTCCGCAGCGTCGGGACGGCCAGGGCGCCGACCTCACGTACGTGCACGCGGCGACGGATGCGCTGCTCGCGGTGCTCCCGGATCACCCAGAGAACCCCTCGCTCGTCGCGGGCAAGTCGACCGTGCCGGTCGGCACCGCCGCGGTACTCGCCGACAAGTTTGCGGCGAAGGGCGCGATCGTCGCGTGGAACCCCGAGTTCCTCCGTGAAGGCTTCGCGGTCGACGACACGCTGCGCCCCGACCGCCTCGTCTACGGCCTGCCGGCCGACCCGGCCCAGGCCGAGCTCGCTGAGGCGAAGCTCGACGAGGCCTACGCGAAGATCCTCTCGGGCGAGACCTACGAAGGCCTCGACTGGAGCGAGACGCCGAAGGTCGTCACCGACTACGCGACCGCCGAACTCGTGAAGGTCGCCGCCAACTCGTTCCTCGCGACGAAGATCTCGTTCATCAACGCGATGGCCGAGATTTGCGACGCCACGGGCGGCAACGTCACCACGCTCGCCGAGGCGATCGGCTACGACGACCGCATCGGCAAGAAGTTTCTCCGCGCCGGCGTCGGCTTCGGCGGCGGCTGCCTGCCGAAGGACATCCGCGCATTCCAGGCGCGCGTCGACGAGCTCGGCCTCGACGACACCCTCGACTTCCTCAGCGACATCGACGCCGTGAACGTGCGCCAGCGCTCGCGCGTCGTCGCGAAGCTCGCGGATGCGCTCGGCGGCAGCGTCGAAGGCAAGACCATCGCGGTGCTCGGCGCCGCGTTCAAGCCTGACAGCGACGACATTCGCGACTCGCCCGCGGTTGACGTCGCGCGGCAGCTCGCGGCGGCGGGCGCCGACGTGCGCGTGACCGACCCGAAGGCCGGCCCCGTGGTCGCGCGCTTCGCCGACGACCTCAACTTCGTCGACTCGATCGACGACGCGGTGACGGGCGTGGACGCGGTGGCCGTGCTGACCGAGTGGAAGCAGTTCCAGCAGCTCGACGCGGCGAAGGTGGCTGAGCTCGCGACCGGCCGCATCGTGGTCGATGGCCGCAACTGCCTCGACCGCGGGAACTGGGAGTCGGCGGGCTTCACCTACCTCGCGATGGGTCGCTAA
- a CDS encoding glycosyltransferase family 2 protein, giving the protein MRVFVQIPCLNEEETLPLVINSIPREIPGVDEVVILVIDDGSTDRTVEVARELGVEHFVLHARNMGLARSFSDGVDYALSHGADIVVNTDGDNQYPQDRIPDLLAPVMAGEADIAIADRQTAKIAHFSAFKKQMQKVGSDVVNLAAGTQLPDAASGFRAYSRNSLFRLNVVTQFSYCMETIIQAGNKRLRIASVPVETNEKTRESRLFKNIWQHMFKSGTAITRSFLMFKPHVVLGTIGTVMLVLGLIPFVRFLILMIMGTAGGHVQSLLFGAVMLLAAFMSYVLLVIADLQRTNRVLLEDTLERVKRVQLGGPNVAGTQYTVIDLPADTAGVEEVQRFPRTDAIQQIVQPHLDREHLDRERALQDRHDHR; this is encoded by the coding sequence ATGCGCGTCTTTGTTCAGATTCCTTGCCTCAATGAGGAGGAGACCCTCCCGCTCGTGATCAACTCGATCCCGCGCGAGATTCCCGGGGTCGACGAGGTCGTCATTCTCGTGATCGACGACGGCTCGACCGACCGCACCGTTGAGGTGGCGCGCGAGCTCGGCGTCGAGCACTTCGTGCTGCATGCCCGCAATATGGGCCTCGCGCGTTCGTTTAGCGACGGCGTCGACTACGCGCTCTCGCACGGCGCCGACATCGTCGTGAACACCGACGGCGACAACCAGTACCCGCAGGACCGCATCCCCGACCTGCTCGCGCCGGTCATGGCGGGCGAGGCCGACATCGCGATCGCCGACCGCCAGACCGCGAAGATCGCCCACTTCTCGGCATTCAAGAAGCAGATGCAGAAGGTCGGCTCGGACGTCGTGAACCTCGCCGCGGGCACGCAGCTGCCGGATGCGGCGTCGGGCTTCCGCGCCTACTCGCGCAACTCGCTGTTCCGCCTCAACGTCGTGACGCAGTTCAGCTACTGCATGGAGACGATCATTCAGGCGGGCAACAAGCGCCTGCGCATCGCCTCGGTGCCGGTCGAGACGAACGAGAAGACGCGCGAGTCGCGCCTGTTCAAGAACATCTGGCAGCACATGTTCAAGTCGGGCACGGCGATCACGCGCTCGTTCCTCATGTTCAAGCCGCACGTCGTGCTCGGCACGATCGGCACGGTCATGCTCGTGCTCGGCCTGATTCCGTTCGTGCGCTTCCTCATCCTCATGATCATGGGCACCGCGGGCGGCCACGTGCAGTCGCTGCTCTTCGGTGCGGTTATGTTGCTCGCCGCGTTCATGTCGTACGTGTTGCTCGTCATCGCCGACCTCCAGCGCACGAACCGCGTGCTGCTTGAGGACACGCTCGAGCGGGTGAAACGCGTGCAGCTTGGCGGCCCGAACGTCGCGGGCACGCAGTACACCGTAATTGACCTGCCGGCCGACACCGCGGGTGTCGAAGAGGTGCAGCGGTTCCCGCGCACCGACGCGATCCAGCAGATCGTGCAGCCGCACCTCGACCGCGAGCACCTCGACCGCGAGCGTGCGTTGCAGGACCGCCACGACCACCGCTAA
- a CDS encoding glycosyltransferase: MTRSTPPRILVLLTTHNGAAFLEEQLDSVLSQRGVDVDVLVSDDASTDGTGEILARYAAASEDRMRLLKPGVFGSATANFFRIMRDADVAGYDAVGFCDQDDVWVPGKLERHFNVLALPNGLDGRGPYSGVSSNVTAFTSAGERQLVVKNQLQRSADYMFESAGPGSTFLLRPEAFALVQRRLLAPDSVADATAAHDWLAYALVRASGGRWFIDGESSVEYRQHGKNALGANEGLSQYVRRFRSIANGQFRRNALGVVEACLEVASPPERGRLEWMRVRLERLNYLDRLRLARRVSEFRRRRRDQLALAGTLVLGLF; encoded by the coding sequence ATGACCCGATCGACCCCGCCGCGCATCCTCGTGCTGCTGACGACGCACAACGGTGCGGCGTTTCTCGAGGAACAGCTCGACTCCGTGCTCTCGCAGCGCGGCGTCGACGTCGACGTGCTCGTGTCGGACGACGCCTCGACCGACGGCACGGGTGAGATTCTCGCGCGCTACGCCGCCGCATCCGAGGACCGGATGCGCCTGCTCAAGCCGGGCGTGTTCGGCTCGGCCACCGCCAACTTCTTTCGGATCATGCGCGACGCCGACGTCGCCGGCTACGACGCGGTCGGGTTTTGCGACCAGGACGACGTGTGGGTGCCTGGCAAGCTCGAGCGGCACTTCAACGTGCTCGCGCTGCCGAACGGGCTCGACGGGCGCGGCCCGTATTCGGGCGTCTCGTCGAACGTCACGGCGTTCACCTCGGCGGGCGAGCGGCAGCTCGTGGTGAAGAACCAGCTGCAGCGCAGCGCCGACTACATGTTCGAATCGGCAGGGCCCGGCTCAACGTTCCTGCTGCGGCCCGAGGCGTTCGCCCTCGTGCAGCGCCGCCTGCTCGCGCCCGACAGCGTCGCCGACGCGACCGCCGCGCACGACTGGCTCGCCTACGCGCTCGTGCGCGCCTCAGGCGGCCGCTGGTTCATCGACGGCGAATCGTCGGTCGAATACCGCCAGCACGGCAAGAACGCGCTCGGCGCGAACGAGGGCCTGAGCCAGTACGTGCGCCGCTTTCGCTCGATCGCGAACGGCCAGTTCCGCCGCAACGCCCTCGGCGTCGTCGAGGCCTGCCTCGAGGTCGCCTCGCCCCCCGAGCGCGGCCGGCTCGAGTGGATGCGCGTGCGGCTCGAGCGCCTGAACTACCTCGACCGGCTGCGGCTCGCGCGCCGTGTGTCGGAGTTTCGACGCCGGCGTCGCGACCAACTCGCGCTCGCCGGCACGCTCGTGCTCGGGCTGTTTTAA
- a CDS encoding acyltransferase family protein: protein MAAKWIPEVQGARTLALALVAAYHIWFGKVSGGVDVFLFISAFLLTRSMIGAAERGASPRPLSTILRRFARLLPLTLTAALLIVAASLLLLPTSESPMILTQGFASSTYWQNIYLQQQQIDYFAVDRSTASPFQHYWSLAVQGQVFVIWPLLFALLWFVAKVTKLDTRKVALGGFGLVLALGFAFSVRYTEVDQQAAYFSMFARVWEFAAGAVLALVLPWIRLPGIAKAVLGWAGVAGIVLCGWVLPVEASFPGWAALWPILSASFVVVSAGAPRYGAGLLLNNSLMQSAANYSFALYLTHWPVLVIYLFVARTDSVSFLEGAGLLGISAALAWALTKLVEAPIAEFLAGRQAPKRMRGLGTLARAGVVVVALPAVTLATLGVGQGILSARMHGARVEALAVPADSYGASAPDLDGEPQWPSELIVRDDLAQLPSCSRETLATIDDDLEQYCLGDEDADTWVVGNSQAQQSIPLIEGPVRAYILFSCQFGGEGVQPDVEDECDEFWENMTAQILEDKPKTVLVMATRSYEDDREEELPGITDWIERLTDEGIHVIAVRDAPRTTFNPFMCTEQWGVDAERCSFTTSLAEPNLDLQSRVEAAGGDYIDRNNLICPDGECAPVRGDIYVFMDSSHVTATYLRTVTAALDRDPAA, encoded by the coding sequence ATGGCTGCCAAGTGGATCCCCGAAGTCCAGGGCGCGCGCACGCTCGCACTCGCCCTGGTCGCGGCCTATCACATCTGGTTCGGCAAGGTCTCCGGCGGCGTCGACGTCTTCCTCTTTATCTCGGCATTCCTCCTCACGCGCTCGATGATCGGCGCGGCCGAGCGGGGAGCGTCGCCCCGGCCGCTCTCGACAATCCTGCGGCGCTTCGCCCGCCTGCTGCCGTTGACGTTGACGGCGGCGCTGCTCATCGTCGCCGCGTCACTGCTCTTGTTGCCGACCTCCGAGTCACCGATGATCCTGACGCAGGGCTTCGCGTCGTCAACGTACTGGCAGAACATCTACCTGCAGCAGCAGCAGATCGACTACTTCGCGGTCGACCGCAGCACCGCATCCCCGTTCCAGCACTACTGGTCGCTCGCGGTGCAGGGGCAGGTGTTCGTCATCTGGCCGCTGCTGTTCGCGCTGCTCTGGTTCGTCGCGAAGGTGACGAAACTCGACACGCGCAAGGTCGCCCTCGGCGGCTTCGGGCTCGTGCTCGCGCTCGGCTTCGCGTTCTCGGTGCGCTACACCGAGGTTGATCAGCAGGCCGCCTACTTCAGCATGTTCGCGCGGGTGTGGGAGTTCGCGGCCGGCGCCGTGCTCGCGCTCGTGCTGCCGTGGATTCGGCTACCCGGCATCGCGAAGGCGGTGCTCGGCTGGGCCGGCGTCGCAGGCATCGTGCTCTGCGGCTGGGTGCTGCCGGTCGAGGCGTCGTTCCCCGGCTGGGCGGCGCTCTGGCCGATCCTCTCGGCGAGCTTCGTCGTCGTCTCGGCGGGCGCGCCGCGCTACGGCGCCGGGCTGCTACTCAACAACTCGCTCATGCAGTCGGCCGCGAACTACAGCTTCGCGCTCTACCTGACGCACTGGCCCGTGCTCGTCATCTACCTCTTCGTCGCGCGCACCGACTCGGTGTCGTTCCTCGAGGGCGCCGGGCTGCTCGGCATCTCGGCCGCGCTCGCGTGGGCGCTGACGAAGCTCGTCGAGGCGCCGATCGCCGAGTTTCTCGCGGGGCGCCAGGCGCCGAAGCGGATGCGCGGGCTCGGCACGCTCGCACGCGCCGGCGTCGTCGTGGTCGCCCTGCCCGCCGTGACGCTGGCAACGCTGGGGGTCGGCCAGGGCATCCTGTCGGCGCGCATGCACGGCGCCCGCGTCGAGGCCCTCGCCGTTCCCGCCGATTCGTACGGCGCGAGCGCGCCCGACCTTGACGGGGAGCCGCAGTGGCCGAGCGAACTGATCGTGCGCGACGATCTCGCGCAGCTGCCGAGCTGCTCGCGCGAGACGCTCGCGACCATCGACGACGATCTCGAGCAGTACTGCCTCGGCGACGAGGACGCCGACACCTGGGTCGTCGGCAACTCGCAGGCGCAGCAGTCGATTCCGCTCATCGAGGGGCCGGTGCGCGCGTACATCCTGTTCTCGTGCCAGTTCGGCGGCGAGGGTGTTCAGCCTGATGTCGAGGACGAGTGCGATGAGTTCTGGGAGAACATGACCGCCCAGATCCTCGAGGACAAGCCGAAGACCGTGCTCGTCATGGCGACGCGCTCGTACGAGGACGACCGCGAGGAAGAACTGCCGGGCATCACCGACTGGATCGAGCGGCTCACCGACGAGGGCATCCACGTGATCGCGGTGCGCGATGCGCCACGCACGACCTTCAACCCGTTCATGTGCACCGAGCAGTGGGGCGTCGACGCCGAGCGCTGCAGCTTCACGACGAGCCTCGCCGAGCCGAACCTCGACCTGCAATCGCGCGTCGAGGCCGCGGGCGGCGACTACATCGACCGCAACAACCTCATCTGCCCCGATGGCGAGTGCGCGCCGGTGCGCGGCGACATCTACGTCTTTATGGACTCGAGCCACGTCACCGCGACCTACCTGCGCACCGTCACCGCGGCCCTTGACCGAGACCCGGCCGCCTAG